A stretch of Planctomicrobium piriforme DNA encodes these proteins:
- the kaiC gene encoding circadian clock protein KaiC, which produces MESSFRQTEPVPGLPTLPKSPTGIVGLDQITFGGLPTGRPTLFCGNAGCGKTLFGMEFLIHGALDYDEPGVFVAFEETAEDLTQNVRSLGYDLDELQAQNKLYLEHIHIDRSEIDEAGEYDLDGLFIRLALAIDSIGAKRIVLDTLETLFSGFDNAAILRAELRRLFLWLKERGITAVITAERGGDGFTLTRQGLEEYVSDCVILLDHRVNDQVSTRRLRVVKYRGTVHGTNEYPFLIGSDGINVLPITSLALNHAVSEERVSSGVPRLDTMLGGKGFYRGSSILVSGTPGTGKTSLSGHFADAACRRGERVLYFAFEESPRQICRNLTSIGLNLQQWVDGGLLQFHAARPTLYGLETHLAVMHQLIEKFDPHSIIVDPISNFIGAGTQSEAQAMLLRLIDFLKTRGTTAFFVNLVGGGQSQEQTEIAVSSIVDTWLLLRDIELGGERNRGIYILKSRGMAHSNQIREFLLTNHGIELQDVYVGPEGVLTGSMRSAQEARERAEELDRTAELERQRRQRDRKRQALLAQIAVLQSELEDESQHADEAARREQMLQDQAVTVRAAMARSRKADEMNGDIGGEK; this is translated from the coding sequence ATGGAATCGTCATTTCGACAAACGGAGCCCGTCCCGGGTTTGCCGACTCTCCCCAAGTCCCCGACCGGGATTGTGGGACTCGACCAGATTACATTTGGCGGACTCCCCACCGGGCGTCCGACGCTGTTCTGCGGCAACGCCGGATGCGGCAAGACGCTGTTTGGGATGGAATTTCTCATTCATGGCGCACTCGATTACGACGAGCCCGGGGTCTTCGTCGCCTTTGAAGAAACGGCGGAAGACCTCACGCAGAACGTCCGTTCGCTCGGCTATGACCTCGACGAACTCCAGGCCCAGAACAAGCTCTACCTCGAACACATTCATATCGATCGCAGCGAGATCGACGAGGCCGGCGAATACGACCTCGACGGCCTGTTTATTCGTCTCGCCCTGGCCATCGACAGCATCGGCGCCAAACGCATCGTCCTCGACACACTCGAAACGCTGTTCTCAGGTTTCGACAACGCGGCGATTCTCAGGGCCGAACTGCGGCGACTCTTCCTGTGGCTGAAGGAACGCGGGATCACCGCCGTCATCACCGCGGAACGGGGCGGTGACGGCTTCACGCTCACCCGCCAGGGCCTCGAAGAATATGTCTCCGACTGTGTGATTCTGCTCGACCATCGGGTCAACGATCAGGTCTCGACTCGCCGACTGCGAGTGGTGAAGTATCGCGGCACGGTCCATGGCACCAACGAATATCCATTCCTCATCGGCAGCGACGGCATCAATGTGCTGCCGATTACATCCCTCGCCCTCAATCATGCCGTCTCGGAAGAACGTGTCTCGTCCGGAGTGCCGCGACTCGACACCATGCTGGGAGGCAAAGGCTTCTATCGAGGTTCGAGCATCCTTGTCTCGGGCACTCCCGGGACGGGGAAAACCAGTCTGAGCGGCCATTTTGCGGATGCTGCCTGTCGACGCGGGGAACGGGTGCTGTACTTCGCCTTTGAAGAATCACCCAGGCAGATCTGCCGCAATCTCACCTCCATCGGCCTGAACCTGCAGCAATGGGTCGATGGCGGCCTACTGCAATTTCATGCGGCCCGACCGACTCTTTATGGTCTGGAAACCCATCTGGCCGTCATGCATCAACTGATCGAGAAATTCGATCCGCATTCAATCATTGTCGATCCCATCAGCAATTTCATCGGGGCTGGCACCCAATCCGAAGCCCAGGCAATGCTGCTGCGTCTGATCGATTTCCTCAAGACGCGCGGGACAACCGCGTTCTTCGTCAATCTGGTGGGCGGCGGTCAAAGTCAGGAGCAGACCGAAATCGCCGTCTCCTCGATTGTCGATACCTGGCTGCTGCTGCGCGATATCGAACTCGGGGGCGAACGAAATCGCGGCATCTACATCCTCAAATCACGCGGCATGGCGCACTCGAACCAGATTCGCGAGTTCCTGCTGACGAATCACGGAATCGAACTGCAGGATGTCTATGTCGGTCCCGAAGGGGTGCTGACCGGCTCGATGCGTTCCGCACAGGAAGCACGCGAACGGGCCGAGGAACTGGATCGGACCGCGGAACTCGAGCGCCAGCGACGGCAACGCGACCGAAAACGCCAGGCGCTGCTGGCTCAAATCGCCGTCCTGCAGTCGGAACTCGAAGACGAATCACAACACGCTGACGAAGCCGCACGCCGCGAACAAATGCTGCAAGACCAGGCTGTCACTGTCCGTGCCGCCATGGCTCGCAGTCGCAAAGCCGACGAGATGAATGGCGACATCGGGGGAGAAAAATAA